One Cervus canadensis isolate Bull #8, Minnesota chromosome 1, ASM1932006v1, whole genome shotgun sequence genomic window carries:
- the RNF222 gene encoding RING finger protein 222 codes for MSRALPSCSAMSEGESKDSSGSECPVCYEKFRELQGASRTLSCGHVFCHDCLVKYLLSTRVDGQVQRTIVCPVCRYVTFLSRKSSRWPAKLDKSSQILAVPVGLPPTPLPDALGHTNPLDLSQPIWRSSPGQGGQLPLDPPPSLPREPQIFIISRHGMPLGEQDSVLPRRSLAELSGASPAPSSTRSFCCRSRALLLITLIAVVAVVAAILPWVLLVRKQA; via the exons ATGT CCAGGGCCCTGCCCTCCTGCTCGGCCATGTCTGAGGGCGAGAGCAAGGACAGCTCGGGCAGTGAGTGCCCCGTGTGCTACGAGAAGTTCCGAGAGCTGCAGGGCGCCAGCCGGACGCTGAGCTGCGGCCACGTGTTCTGCCATGACTGCCTGGTCAAGTACCTCCTATCCACGCGTGTGGACGGCCAAGTCCAGAGGACCATCGTCTGCCCCGTGTGCCGCTACGTCACCTTCCTCAGCAGAAAGAGCTCCCGCTGGCCCGCCAAGCTGGACAAGAGCTCCCAGATCCTGGCTGTGCCTGTGGGCCTGCCCCCCACACCACTGCCAGACGCCCTGGGCCACACCAACCCCCTGGACCTCTCCCAGCCCATCTGGAGATCGTCCCCGGGCCAGGGCGGCCAGCTGCCCTTGGACCCGCCGCCCAGCCTGCCCCGGGAGCCACAGATCTTCATCATCAGCCGCCATGGGATGCCCCTCGGGGAGCAGGACAGCGTCCTGCCACGGCGCAGTCTGGCAGAGCTCTCCGGGGCCTCCCCGGCGCCCAGCTCCACCCGGTCCTTCTGCTGCCGCTCCCGGGCCCTGCTGCTCATCACCCTCATCGCCGTGGTGGCTGTGGTGGCCGCCATCCTCCCCTGGGTGCTGCTGGTGAGAAAGCAGGCGTGA